From Longimicrobiaceae bacterium:
GGGGCCCCGGCGGCGCGCAGCTCGTCGCTCAGGCGGCCCTCGAAGCAGACGGCGAACCGGGACTCCATCCCCGGCGCCTCCGCCCGGTGGCGGGCGAGCGTCACCAGCAGGGTCTCCACCCCGCCGTACATGTTGCCGCTGTAGACGTGCAGCGCGCGCATCACCCCGCCCCCGCAAGCGCCTCGCGGTAGATGGGGACCAGCTCCGCGGCGAGGCGCCGCCGGTCGAAGGAGCGCTCCACCTCCGCTCGGCCCACCCGTCCGAGCCGGGCGCGCAGCTCCGCGTCGCGGACCAGCGTCTCGATGCACTCAGCGAGCCGGCGGGCGTCACCCGGAGGGTGCCCCAGCGCGTTCTCTCCCGCGGAGATCAGCTCGGCGGCGCCTCCGCCCTCGCTCCCCACCAGTGCCCGGCCGCAGGCCATCGCCTCCACGATCACCATGCCGAAGGGCTCCGGCTCGGTGCTCGCGTGGACCACCACGTCGAGCGCGCGCATCGCCGCTGCGGGCTCCTGCACGAACCCCGTGAAGCCCACCCGGTCGGCGACGCCGAGCTCCTCCGCCCGTTTCCGGAGGCCGTCCAGCGAGAGCTGGCTGCTCCCGCCGGTGACGTAGAGCGGCCCCCCCACCACGTACGCCCGGAAGGGGAGGCCTCGCGGGAGGAGCGACACCGCCCGGAGGAAGGTCTCGTGCCCCTTCCACCAGGCCAGCACCGCCACCAGCCCCACCCGCACGGTGCCGGGCGCGGGCGCGGGGAGTCCCGCGGCCGCGTCGAGGTCGGCCGCCGGCCCGCCCGGCGTGAACGCCTCCAGGTCCACCGCGCTGTAGACGGGGTGCACCGGTACCAGGTCACCGCACACGGCGCGCACGTCGGCGGCGACGCTCCGGGAAATGGCGACGACCGCCGCGCACCGCCCCGCGTGGGCGCGCAGCAAGCGCGACATCACCGGGCGGCGACTCACGAAGTCCTGGACGTGCCAGACTACGGGGACGCCGCGGGGCCGGGCGCGGGCGCCCAGCACGTGCATCTTGAAGCCGTTGGTGTGCACCACGTCCGGGGCGGCGTCGCGCAGGATCCGCCGGAGCCGGCGCACGTACGCCAGCCCGGGGAGCACGCCCCGGAGGAGTCCTCCTGCCAGGGCGAGTCGGCCCCGGAGACCCGCGCGCCGAGCGCCCTCGCCGCCGTCGCCCAGCTCCGCGAGCGCGTCCGGGAGCGGGAGCACGACCGTGCCGACCCCGAGCGCCGCGGCGCGGGCCACGAACGGGCCGTCCGCGGTGGCGACCAGCTCCAGCTCCCAGTCGGGCTCCGCCGCCCTCAGGCTCGCCATGAACTCCAGGAGCCCACGCTCCGCGCCCCCGAGCTGGCCCGAGGGGTTCAGGAAGACGACCTTCATCACCCGTCCTTGACCACCTGCAGCTCGAAGTACAGGAACCACGCCGGGAAGAGCCAGGCCCAGCGCCGCTCGTACTCCTCGGGGAACCGGTTCGCGAGGCGGTTCACCAGCCGGTTCAGCAGCGTGGGATGGAAGACGATGCGGCTGTGCACCCTGCGGAAGCGCCGGTCGGTGTAGAAGGAGAACCGGTGCTCCCCGGTGAAGTAGTGGAAGCTGAAGAACCCGAAGTAGTGGCGATGCGTCGGGTCCGTGAAGGCGTTGGCACAGGAGAAGTGGGGGACGGTGATGCGCACCGTCGCGCCGTCCTCGCACACGCGGTGCACCTCCTCCATCGTGCGAACGATGTCGTCCAGGTGCTCCACCACGTCGAACGCCAGCACCTCGGCGAACCGGCCGTCCGGGAACGGCCACGGACGCTCGTTCAGGTCGTGCACCACGTCCGGACCGGTGGTCTCCACCAGGTCCACGTTCACCGCGTCGGGGCGGTGCTTCTCCCCCGCGCCCAGTTGGAGCACGCGGCGCTCGTCGAGCGCAGCCGCGGGAGCTCTCCGCCCGGGAGTCGCCGTCGTGGAGTCGGTCGGGGACATGGAGTCGGGGAAATGTACGGGATCTGGGGCCGGGTGTCTCACGCCGCGCTCACCGCCGCCGAGAGGAGAGACGAGAAGGTGCCGCTCCTGCTGGACAGCTCCTCCCACGTCCCCTGCTCCACGACCCGCCCTTCCGCGAGCACCACGATGTGGTCCGCGGTGCGGACGGTGGAGAGCCGGTGCGCGATCACGACCGCGGTGCGGCCCTGCCGCGCGTTCTCCAGCGCGGCCTGCACCTGCCGCTCCGACACGGTGTCGAGCGCCGAGGTCGCCTCGTCGAGCACCAGGATCCTGGGGTCGCGCACGAGCGCCCGCGCGATGGCCAGGCGCTGGCGCTGCCCCCCGGACAGGTTGGCCCCGCGCTCCCCCACCACGCTGTTCAGCCCGGCGGGGAGCGCCTGGACCACGTCGTCCAGGTAGGCCATCCGCACCGCCTCGCGCACCGCCTCGGGGGACGCCCCGGGCAGGCCGAAGGTGATGTTGCGGAGCATGGTGTCGTGGAAGAGGAAGGCCTCCTGCTCCACCAGCGCCACGTTCCGGTGCCAGGTGTCCGGCGAGAACTCCCAGTAGTCGCGCCCGTCCACCGTGATCGTCCCCTCGGTGGGCTGCCGCAGCCGCAGCAGGAGCGAGGCGATGGTGGACTTTCCGGAGCCGGACGCGCCCACGATGGCAACCGTCTTCCCCACCGGGATCTCCAGCGTCACGTTTTCCAGCGCGCGGGTCCCGTTCGGGTAGACGTAGCCCACGCCGCTCAGCCGGACCACGTCCCGCACGCCGGTGCACACCGCCTCTCCGAAGGGACGGCGCGGGTACTGCGGCACCGACATCCACCGGTCCACCTCGCGCACGCTCCCCAGCATGTGGAGGACGAATCCCTGGACGGTGTAGAGCTGGTTGACCAGCGGAAGGAGCCGCAGGAGGACGAAGCCGAAGGTGAAGAGGACGTTCTGCGCCATCAGCCCTGGGCGCACGAGGAAGAAGTACGCTCCTCCCACCATGACGATCGCCCCCGCGACCGCCACCGTTTCCGTGATCGGGCCCAGGAGCGAGGAGGAGCGCATCGTCTCCTCCTCCACGGCGGCCTGGGCGGCGTTCAGGTCGTGGAAGCTCCCCGCGGCCGCGGCCTGCGAGTCGGTGACGCGGATCACCCGGACCCCGGCGAACGACTCCACCAGGTTGGAGCCGATGCGCTGGTTGAGCTCGGTGATCTGCTGGCCGCTGTGCACCAGGTGCCGGTACACGAACGCGATCGTGCCGCCGATCACCGCCCCGATCACCAGGGTGGCGAGCATCAGGGGCCAGGACAGGACCAGCAGTGCCACGACGTAGAAGAGGCCGAGCGACAGCTTCTGCCCCAGCAGCAGGAGCCCCTCCATGAACTGCCGAAGGCGCAGCGTCTCGGTGAGGAAGACGCTCGCCAGCTCTCCGGCCGGGCGTTCCTCGAACACCTGC
This genomic window contains:
- a CDS encoding glycosyltransferase family 4 protein, encoding MKVVFLNPSGQLGGAERGLLEFMASLRAAEPDWELELVATADGPFVARAAALGVGTVVLPLPDALAELGDGGEGARRAGLRGRLALAGGLLRGVLPGLAYVRRLRRILRDAAPDVVHTNGFKMHVLGARARPRGVPVVWHVQDFVSRRPVMSRLLRAHAGRCAAVVAISRSVAADVRAVCGDLVPVHPVYSAVDLEAFTPGGPAADLDAAAGLPAPAPGTVRVGLVAVLAWWKGHETFLRAVSLLPRGLPFRAYVVGGPLYVTGGSSQLSLDGLRKRAEELGVADRVGFTGFVQEPAAAMRALDVVVHASTEPEPFGMVIVEAMACGRALVGSEGGGAAELISAGENALGHPPGDARRLAECIETLVRDAELRARLGRVGRAEVERSFDRRRLAAELVPIYREALAGAG
- a CDS encoding ABC transporter ATP-binding protein produces the protein MRNLRELIVSTLRLRPYLRGSRSLTVAVVVSLTAAAALEGVGIGLLVPLLGLMLGSEDPTSRRILEMLRDWFPGHGEQFYVAVLCLSIVGAIALKNVVLYGSNVLAARLRRRVTVRVRDDLFARLHGAPLQVFEERPAGELASVFLTETLRLRQFMEGLLLLGQKLSLGLFYVVALLVLSWPLMLATLVIGAVIGGTIAFVYRHLVHSGQQITELNQRIGSNLVESFAGVRVIRVTDSQAAAAGSFHDLNAAQAAVEEETMRSSSLLGPITETVAVAGAIVMVGGAYFFLVRPGLMAQNVLFTFGFVLLRLLPLVNQLYTVQGFVLHMLGSVREVDRWMSVPQYPRRPFGEAVCTGVRDVVRLSGVGYVYPNGTRALENVTLEIPVGKTVAIVGASGSGKSTIASLLLRLRQPTEGTITVDGRDYWEFSPDTWHRNVALVEQEAFLFHDTMLRNITFGLPGASPEAVREAVRMAYLDDVVQALPAGLNSVVGERGANLSGGQRQRLAIARALVRDPRILVLDEATSALDTVSERQVQAALENARQGRTAVVIAHRLSTVRTADHIVVLAEGRVVEQGTWEELSSRSGTFSSLLSAAVSAA
- a CDS encoding class I SAM-dependent methyltransferase, translating into MLQLGAGEKHRPDAVNVDLVETTGPDVVHDLNERPWPFPDGRFAEVLAFDVVEHLDDIVRTMEEVHRVCEDGATVRITVPHFSCANAFTDPTHRHYFGFFSFHYFTGEHRFSFYTDRRFRRVHSRIVFHPTLLNRLVNRLANRFPEEYERRWAWLFPAWFLYFELQVVKDG